In the Pseudomonas sp. ADAK2 genome, one interval contains:
- a CDS encoding aminopeptidase P family protein, giving the protein MSTQPLTNGLVSQRLAQTRELMSREGIHALLVPSADPHLSEYLPGYWQGRQWLSGFHGSVGTLIVTPDFAGVWADSRYWEQASKELKGSGIELVKLQPGQPSPLDWLAEQTPEGGVVAVDGAVMAVASARTLGGKLEERGARLRTDIDLLSEVWSDRPSLPNEPIYQHLPPQATVSRGEKLAKLREVLQERGADWHFIATLDDIAWLFNLRGGDVSFNPVFVSFALISQQQATLFVALSKVSAELRAILEQDGVTLRDYSEVADALRAVPSGASLQVDPARVTAGLLENLNSGVKLLEGLNPTTLAKSQKSLADAEHIRQAMEQDGAALCEFFAWLESAWGRERITELTIDEHLTAARMRRPDYVSLSFNTIAAFNANGAMPHYHATEEEHAVIEGDGLLLIDSGGQYLGGTTDITRMVPVGTPTDEQKRDCTRVLKGVIALSRAQFPKGILSPLLDAIARAPIWAENVDYGHGTGHGVGYFLNVHEGPQVIAYQAAAAPQTAMQPGMITSIEPGTYRPGRWGVRIENLVLNREAGTSEFGEFLRFETLTLCPIDTRCLEPSLLTDDEKQWFNGYHAEVRQRLSPLLDGAALEWLNTRTAAI; this is encoded by the coding sequence ATGAGTACGCAGCCTTTGACCAATGGATTGGTATCCCAGCGCTTGGCGCAAACCCGTGAGCTGATGAGCCGGGAGGGCATTCATGCCCTGTTGGTGCCGTCGGCCGACCCGCACCTGTCCGAATACCTGCCGGGTTACTGGCAAGGGCGGCAATGGCTGTCGGGCTTTCACGGCTCCGTCGGAACCCTGATCGTTACGCCGGATTTTGCCGGGGTCTGGGCTGACAGTCGTTACTGGGAACAAGCGAGCAAGGAGCTCAAAGGCAGCGGCATCGAATTGGTCAAGCTGCAACCGGGTCAACCGAGCCCGCTGGACTGGCTGGCCGAACAAACCCCTGAAGGTGGCGTCGTCGCTGTCGATGGTGCAGTGATGGCCGTGGCCTCGGCGCGCACGCTGGGGGGCAAGCTCGAAGAGCGCGGCGCTCGTCTGCGTACTGACATCGATCTGCTCAGCGAAGTCTGGAGCGATCGCCCAAGTTTGCCGAACGAACCGATCTATCAACACTTGCCGCCGCAAGCGACCGTGAGCCGCGGCGAGAAACTCGCCAAGTTGCGTGAGGTATTGCAAGAGCGCGGTGCCGACTGGCATTTCATCGCCACCCTTGATGACATCGCCTGGCTGTTCAACCTGCGCGGCGGCGATGTGTCGTTCAACCCGGTGTTTGTCTCCTTCGCCTTGATCAGCCAGCAGCAGGCGACTCTGTTTGTGGCGCTGAGCAAAGTCAGCGCCGAACTGCGCGCGATCCTCGAGCAGGACGGCGTGACCCTGCGCGATTACAGCGAAGTGGCCGATGCCTTGCGCGCCGTGCCGAGCGGCGCGAGCCTGCAGGTCGATCCGGCCCGCGTCACCGCCGGGTTGCTGGAAAACCTGAACAGCGGCGTGAAACTGCTGGAAGGCCTGAACCCGACCACCTTGGCCAAATCCCAGAAAAGCCTGGCCGACGCCGAACACATCCGCCAGGCCATGGAGCAGGACGGCGCGGCGCTGTGCGAATTCTTCGCCTGGCTGGAGTCGGCCTGGGGCCGCGAGCGCATCACCGAACTGACCATCGACGAACACCTGACCGCAGCGCGCATGCGACGCCCGGATTATGTGTCGCTGAGTTTCAACACCATTGCCGCGTTTAACGCCAATGGCGCGATGCCGCACTATCACGCCACCGAAGAAGAACACGCGGTGATCGAGGGTGATGGCCTATTGCTAATCGACTCGGGTGGCCAATATCTGGGCGGCACCACCGACATTACGCGGATGGTGCCGGTCGGTACGCCAACCGACGAGCAAAAACGCGATTGCACGCGAGTGCTCAAGGGCGTGATCGCTTTGTCCCGGGCGCAGTTTCCAAAAGGGATTTTGTCGCCGTTGCTGGACGCCATCGCTCGTGCGCCGATCTGGGCTGAAAACGTTGATTACGGTCACGGCACCGGGCATGGCGTCGGCTACTTCCTCAATGTTCACGAAGGCCCGCAAGTGATTGCCTATCAAGCCGCGGCCGCGCCACAAACCGCGATGCAGCCGGGGATGATCACCTCTATCGAGCCGGGGACTTATCGTCCGGGTCGTTGGGGTGTGCGGATCGAAAATTTGGTATTGAACCGCGAGGCGGGGACAAGCGAGTTCGGTGAATTCCTCAGATTCGAAACCCTGACCCTGTGCCCGATCGACACGCGTTGCCTGGAGCCGTCGCTGCTGACTGATGATGAGAAACAGTGGTTCAACGGTTATCACGCTGAAGTACGTCAGCGCTTGAGCCCGTTGCTCGACGGTGCTGCGCTGGAGTGGTTGAACACGCGGACTGCGGCTATCTGA
- a CDS encoding 2-hydroxychromene-2-carboxylate isomerase, giving the protein MSKTVEFYFDLGSPATYLAYTQLPKICAQTDSQLIYIPMLLGGVFKATGNASPATIPAKGRYMFQDLDRYAKRYGVPLKFNPHFPINTLMLMRAVMGIQLRHPQRFQAFIDCLFTALWVEGRSLDDPATVAAVLMQNGFDPNEVLALTADEEVKAALKDNTEKAVKRGVFGAPSMFIDNQLFFGQDRLDFVVEALS; this is encoded by the coding sequence ATGAGCAAAACCGTGGAGTTCTATTTCGACCTGGGTAGCCCCGCCACCTACCTGGCCTACACCCAACTGCCGAAGATCTGCGCACAGACCGACAGTCAGCTGATCTACATTCCCATGCTGCTGGGCGGCGTTTTCAAAGCCACCGGCAACGCCTCACCCGCGACCATCCCGGCCAAGGGTCGCTACATGTTTCAGGATCTGGACCGTTACGCCAAACGCTATGGCGTTCCGCTGAAATTCAACCCACATTTCCCGATCAACACGCTGATGCTGATGCGCGCCGTCATGGGCATACAACTGCGTCATCCGCAGCGTTTCCAGGCATTTATTGATTGTCTGTTCACGGCGCTGTGGGTCGAAGGTCGCAGCCTCGATGACCCAGCGACCGTCGCGGCCGTACTGATGCAGAATGGTTTTGATCCGAACGAGGTGCTGGCTCTGACTGCCGACGAGGAAGTCAAAGCCGCCCTCAAGGACAATACCGAGAAGGCGGTGAAGCGCGGCGTGTTCGGTGCGCCGAGCATGTTTATCGATAATCAACTGTTCTTCGGCCAGGACCGGTTGGACTTCGTCGTTGAAGCCCTGAGCTGA
- a CDS encoding SDR family oxidoreductase, whose protein sequence is MNNKKVVLVVGAGDATGGAIAKRFAQEGFIACVTRRSADKLQPLVDAIKASGGEAHGFACDARKEEDVIALVEQIETQIGPIEAFVFNIGANVPCSILEETARKYFKIWEMACFSGFLNAREVAKRMAKRQQGTILFTGATAGLRGAAGFAAFAGAKHGIRALAQSMARELGPMNIHVAHVVVDGAIDTDFIRNSFPEKYATKDQDGILNPEHIAENYWYLHSQPRDAWTFELDLRPWNERW, encoded by the coding sequence ATGAATAACAAGAAGGTCGTACTGGTCGTCGGTGCCGGGGATGCTACCGGCGGCGCTATCGCTAAACGTTTTGCCCAGGAAGGCTTCATTGCTTGCGTCACCCGTCGCAGCGCCGACAAACTCCAGCCGCTGGTGGATGCGATCAAGGCCAGCGGCGGCGAGGCTCACGGTTTCGCCTGTGATGCGCGCAAGGAAGAGGATGTGATTGCACTGGTCGAGCAGATCGAAACCCAGATCGGCCCCATCGAAGCGTTTGTCTTCAATATCGGCGCCAATGTGCCGTGCAGCATTCTCGAAGAAACCGCCCGCAAGTATTTCAAGATCTGGGAAATGGCTTGTTTCTCCGGATTCCTCAACGCTCGGGAAGTGGCCAAGCGTATGGCGAAACGCCAACAAGGGACGATCCTTTTCACCGGCGCTACCGCTGGTCTGCGCGGCGCAGCGGGGTTTGCCGCATTCGCTGGCGCCAAGCACGGCATACGCGCCCTGGCCCAAAGCATGGCCCGGGAACTGGGACCGATGAACATCCACGTCGCCCATGTCGTGGTCGACGGCGCCATCGACACCGACTTCATCCGCAACAGCTTTCCGGAAAAGTACGCGACCAAGGATCAGGACGGTATTCTCAACCCCGAGCACATCGCCGAAAACTACTGGTATTTGCACAGCCAGCCGAGGGACGCCTGGACGTTCGAACTCGACCTGCGCCCCTGGAACGAACGCTGGTAA
- a CDS encoding LysE family translocator has protein sequence MTLSFDLLLGFALFALVTSITPGPNNTMLLASGVNFGFNRTIPHMLGITCGFFVLVVAVGFGLGAVFKTYPLLYTVLRYVGAAYLLYLAWKIAHSGPVSESEKGESKPISYLSAAAFQWVNPKAWIMAIGAISTYTPMQGYFTNVIVIAAVFALINLPSVGVWAGCGTLLRNVLKDRRWLRIFNWGMALLLVASLYPLLIESFS, from the coding sequence ATGACGCTCTCGTTCGATCTGCTGCTGGGCTTCGCCCTGTTTGCCCTTGTGACCTCCATCACCCCCGGCCCGAACAACACCATGTTGCTGGCATCGGGCGTGAACTTCGGCTTTAACCGCACCATCCCCCATATGCTTGGCATCACCTGCGGCTTCTTTGTCCTGGTGGTCGCGGTGGGTTTTGGCCTGGGCGCGGTGTTTAAAACCTATCCGTTGCTCTACACCGTCCTGCGTTACGTCGGCGCGGCTTATTTGCTGTACCTGGCGTGGAAAATCGCCCACTCCGGGCCGGTCTCCGAGAGCGAAAAGGGCGAGAGCAAACCGATCAGCTACCTCAGTGCCGCAGCATTTCAGTGGGTCAATCCCAAGGCCTGGATCATGGCCATCGGTGCCATCAGTACCTACACGCCGATGCAGGGTTATTTCACCAACGTGATTGTGATTGCTGCGGTTTTTGCCTTGATCAACTTGCCGAGCGTCGGTGTCTGGGCCGGTTGCGGCACTTTGTTGCGCAATGTGTTGAAGGATCGCCGCTGGTTGCGGATCTTCAACTGGGGCATGGCCTTGCTGCTGGTGGCTTCGCTGTATCCGTTGTTGATCGAAAGCTTTAGCTGA
- the msuE gene encoding FMN reductase — protein sequence MSRPLKVVALSGGTWRPSRTLVLTQALLAELGEQLPIESKLIELGDIARPLGAALARQELSAEVEAELQAIESADLLIVAAPVYRGSYPGLLKHLFDLIDLNALINTPVLLAATGGSERHALVLDHQLRPLFSFFQALTLPIGVYATEADFSNYQITSEPLKARIRLAAERAAPLFGVHPKNLLKIA from the coding sequence ATGTCGCGTCCATTGAAAGTCGTTGCCCTCTCCGGCGGTACCTGGCGTCCGTCCCGCACCTTGGTGCTGACCCAAGCGCTGTTGGCTGAACTCGGTGAACAGTTGCCGATCGAGAGCAAGCTGATCGAACTGGGCGACATCGCCCGACCATTAGGCGCCGCTCTCGCCCGCCAGGAATTGAGCGCCGAAGTCGAAGCCGAGCTGCAGGCCATCGAAAGCGCCGACCTGTTGATCGTCGCCGCGCCGGTTTATCGCGGTTCCTACCCTGGCCTGCTCAAGCATCTGTTCGACCTGATCGATCTCAATGCGCTGATCAACACCCCCGTGCTACTCGCCGCCACCGGTGGCAGCGAACGTCATGCGCTGGTGCTCGATCACCAACTGCGGCCGCTGTTCAGTTTCTTCCAGGCCCTGACCTTGCCGATTGGCGTCTACGCCACCGAAGCCGATTTCTCGAATTACCAAATAACCAGTGAGCCCTTGAAGGCCCGCATTCGTCTTGCTGCAGAACGCGCGGCGCCGTTGTTCGGCGTGCACCCCAAAAATCTGCTGAAAATCGCTTAA
- a CDS encoding TetR/AcrR family transcriptional regulator: MRYSPNHKLETKEKLLESSAVSAKKSGFSTVGVDGLMKAIGLSGGAFYSHFSSKDELFAAIVERELCQSLARLGGNGEQDHARLERCLKHYLSMAHVEQAESGCALPALGAEIARSDLVVRQQAELWICRLQESWARILDSDSLAWAILSQCIGALVVARMLATADIQRTVLQSSQDEIGRQIAGRQQAICK, from the coding sequence ATGCGCTACTCGCCCAATCACAAGCTGGAAACCAAAGAAAAACTGCTGGAAAGCAGTGCGGTGTCAGCCAAGAAGTCCGGATTTTCAACGGTCGGCGTCGACGGTTTGATGAAGGCGATCGGCTTGAGCGGCGGGGCGTTCTACAGTCATTTTTCGTCGAAGGATGAGCTGTTCGCCGCGATCGTCGAGCGAGAACTGTGCCAAAGCCTGGCCCGATTGGGCGGCAATGGTGAGCAGGATCACGCCAGGCTTGAACGCTGTCTCAAGCATTACCTGAGCATGGCCCATGTCGAACAGGCTGAGTCGGGGTGTGCATTGCCCGCGTTAGGGGCAGAGATTGCCCGTTCAGACTTGGTGGTCCGCCAGCAGGCAGAGCTCTGGATTTGTCGGCTTCAGGAAAGTTGGGCGCGGATTCTGGACAGCGACAGCCTGGCGTGGGCGATTCTGTCGCAATGCATCGGCGCGCTGGTCGTGGCGCGCATGTTGGCCACGGCGGATATCCAGCGAACTGTGCTGCAGTCCAGTCAAGACGAGATTGGCCGCCAGATTGCCGGGCGCCAGCAAGCTATTTGCAAATGA
- the rhtA gene encoding threonine/homoserine exporter RhtA, with the protein MNDQPRSLASTLFSVGLLLIAMASIQSGASLAKSMFPIVGAQGTTTLRLIFASVIMLLILRPWRAKLTAKSLRTVIIYGMALGGMNFLFYMSLRTVPLGIAVALEFTGPLAVAIYASRRAIDFLWIALAAVGLLLLIPTGATSAGIDLVGAGYALGAGVCWALYILFGQKAGADNGVTTAALGVMIAALFVAPIGIVHAGAALLTPSLIPVALGVAILSTALPYTLEMVALTRMPARTFGTLMSIEPAIGALSGLLFLHEYLSLSQWMAILCIILASVGATMTMGSAAKPAVAAD; encoded by the coding sequence ATGAATGACCAGCCCCGCAGCCTTGCTTCGACCCTCTTCTCGGTGGGCCTGCTATTAATAGCCATGGCATCGATCCAGTCCGGTGCCTCCCTGGCCAAAAGTATGTTCCCCATTGTTGGCGCTCAGGGGACCACCACTCTGCGACTGATCTTTGCCAGCGTGATCATGCTACTGATCCTGCGCCCATGGCGCGCCAAGCTCACCGCAAAATCCCTGCGCACCGTCATCATTTACGGCATGGCACTGGGCGGCATGAACTTCCTCTTCTATATGTCGTTGCGCACCGTCCCGCTCGGCATCGCCGTAGCCCTTGAGTTCACCGGCCCACTAGCCGTCGCTATCTACGCCTCACGCCGCGCCATCGACTTTCTATGGATCGCGCTCGCAGCGGTGGGTTTGCTGCTATTGATACCGACGGGCGCTACATCGGCCGGAATCGATCTTGTCGGCGCTGGCTATGCACTCGGCGCCGGCGTCTGCTGGGCGCTATACATTCTGTTTGGCCAGAAGGCTGGTGCCGACAATGGTGTAACGACCGCCGCCTTGGGCGTCATGATCGCCGCGCTGTTTGTCGCGCCTATCGGTATCGTTCACGCAGGCGCAGCCCTGCTGACTCCATCACTGATCCCCGTAGCCCTTGGCGTTGCCATTCTTTCCACCGCCCTGCCCTACACCCTGGAGATGGTCGCACTGACCCGGATGCCAGCGCGCACCTTCGGCACGCTGATGAGCATTGAACCGGCGATCGGCGCGCTCTCGGGGCTGCTATTCCTCCATGAGTACCTTTCCTTGTCACAGTGGATGGCCATCCTGTGCATCATCCTGGCTTCCGTCGGCGCAACCATGACCATGGGCAGTGCCGCCAAACCTGCGGTCGCGGCAGATTGA
- a CDS encoding aminotransferase class V-fold PLP-dependent enzyme gives MNKRPLYFDYAATTPVDERVIKVMVECLGFNGNFGNPASSSHAFGQQARQSVEQARQQVAELVGAQADQIVWTSGATESNNLALKGVAQARGVSGGHIITSQIEHKAVLDTAKQLQDAGVAVTYLVPDAEGLITPQAVSEAMREDTFLVSLMLVNNELGTVNDIPAIGQVVRNRDALFHVDAAQGAGKVMIDLAEWPVDLMSFSAHKIYGPKGIGALYVGPRAQQRLQAQIHGGGHEGGLRSGTLATHQIVAMGEAFALAATLFDDEKATIVHLRERLLEQLLSIPGVRLNGSTAQRIPHTLSLTFGEGEFNAATLGQSIAFSATSACNSASNAPSHVLLALGHDARSAGRTIRLSLGRFTTEQDIDQAVQLIKAACASAPAFWQ, from the coding sequence ATGAATAAACGTCCGTTGTATTTCGACTACGCCGCCACCACGCCGGTGGATGAGCGGGTCATCAAGGTCATGGTCGAGTGTCTGGGTTTCAACGGTAATTTCGGCAATCCGGCGTCCAGCTCCCATGCGTTTGGCCAACAGGCCCGGCAATCGGTCGAGCAGGCGCGCCAGCAAGTCGCCGAACTGGTGGGTGCCCAGGCGGATCAGATCGTCTGGACCTCCGGCGCTACCGAATCGAATAACCTGGCTTTAAAGGGCGTCGCCCAGGCCCGAGGCGTGTCCGGCGGCCACATCATCACCAGCCAGATCGAACACAAGGCCGTTCTCGACACCGCGAAACAATTGCAGGACGCCGGTGTGGCGGTGACCTATCTGGTGCCGGATGCCGAAGGCCTGATTACCCCGCAAGCAGTCAGCGAAGCCATGCGCGAGGACACCTTTCTGGTGTCGCTGATGCTGGTCAATAACGAATTGGGTACGGTCAACGACATCCCGGCGATCGGCCAGGTGGTGCGTAATCGTGACGCGTTGTTTCACGTCGACGCCGCTCAGGGCGCGGGCAAAGTCATGATCGATCTGGCCGAATGGCCGGTGGATCTGATGTCGTTTTCCGCGCACAAGATCTACGGGCCCAAAGGCATCGGCGCGCTGTATGTCGGCCCGCGGGCGCAACAGCGTTTGCAGGCGCAGATCCACGGGGGCGGTCACGAGGGCGGGTTACGCTCCGGCACCCTGGCTACTCACCAGATCGTGGCCATGGGCGAAGCGTTTGCGTTGGCGGCGACCTTGTTCGATGACGAGAAAGCCACCATCGTTCATCTGCGCGAGCGCTTGCTCGAACAGCTATTGAGCATTCCCGGCGTGCGCCTCAACGGCAGCACAGCCCAACGCATCCCTCACACTCTGAGCCTGACCTTCGGCGAAGGCGAGTTCAATGCCGCGACATTGGGCCAGTCGATCGCGTTTTCCGCGACGTCGGCCTGCAATTCCGCCAGCAATGCGCCTTCCCATGTGCTGCTAGCCTTGGGGCACGACGCCCGCTCGGCCGGCCGCACCATTCGCTTGAGCCTTGGTCGGTTCACCACCGAGCAGGATATCGACCAGGCGGTTCAGCTGATCAAAGCAGCCTGTGCCAGCGCCCCGGCGTTCTGGCAATAA